A stretch of Zootoca vivipara chromosome 13, rZooViv1.1, whole genome shotgun sequence DNA encodes these proteins:
- the LOC118077889 gene encoding olfactory receptor 14A16-like — MEMREMANQSTPTGYLLMGFSEARDLQILHSAMFLFIYLTALVGNSLITTAVALDHHLHSPMYFFLINLSLFDVCSISTTVPKSIAISLTNNTMISFAGCVTQVFLVVTFVGGELALLTVMAYDRFVAICHPLQYAFIMNWNACMQMVAASWISNLIHAVLETSFTFMLNFCGTNIIGQYFCDIPQLQKISCSDTNMNQILIFVLGFFIDSFCFAFIFASYGYIFSAVLRIPSVQSRYKAFSTCIPHLTVFSLFIITTVFSYMRPKALSSPTVDLVSAVLYTVLPPVLNPIIYSLRNKDIQLAVWKIPRKLKQLIR; from the coding sequence ATGGAAATGAGAGAAATGGCTAACCAATCTACTCCAACAGGGTACCTTCTCATGGGGTTTTCTGAAGCCCGTGATTTGCAGATTTTGCATTCTGCAATGTTTCTCTTCATTTACTTAACAGCTTTAGTGGGAAATTCTCTCATCACCACAGCTGTGGCCCTAGACCACCACCTTCACAGCCCGATGTACTTCTTTTTGATTAACCTGTCATTGTTTGATGTCTGCTCCATCTCCACTACTGTGCCCAAATCCATTGCCATTTCATTGACAAACAACACCATGATTTCTTTTGCTGGATGTGTCACACAGGTCTTCTTAGTGGTGACATTTGTTGGTGGTGAGCTTGCTTTGCTCACTGTTATGGCTTATGACCGTTTTGTAGCCATCTGTCACCCACTACAATATGCCTTCATCATGAATTGGAATGCCTGCATGCAAATGGTAGCTGCTTCCTGGATAAGCAACCTGATCCATGCAGTATTGGAAACCAGTTTTACTTTCATGCTAAATTTCTGTGGGACCAATATCATTGGACAATATTTTTGTGACATTCCTCAATTGCAAAAGATTTCTTGCAGTGATACAAACATGAATCAAATTCTGATTTTTGTCCTTGGGTTTTTTATTGactctttttgttttgcatttatctTTGCGTCTTATGGCTACATATTTTCTGCTGTGCTGAGGATCCCATCAGTCCAAAGCAGATATAAAGCTTTCTCTACCTGCATTCCTCACCTGACTGTCTTTTCTTTATTCATCATCACAACTGTGTTTTCATACATGAGGCCAAAAGCACTTTCTTCCCCCACCGTGGACTTGGTTTCTGCTGTATTATATACAGTTTTACCACCGGTTCTTAATCCCATTATTTATAGTCTCAGGAACAAGGACATCCAACTGGCAGTCTGGAAAATACCCAGAAAACTGAAACAACTCATTAGATGA
- the LOC132592919 gene encoding olfactory receptor 14A16-like — protein sequence MTNHSTVTEFLLMGFSSDREEELFYLVIFLSIYLIALVGNFLIIIAVALNHKLHTPMYFFLVNLSLSDICYISTTIPKSIAASLSDDKRISFAGCVAQVFLVFTFAGSELALLTIMAYDRYVAICHPLQYELIMNWDACIQMAAASWISTPIHSSLHTIITFRLHFCGSNIIGQYFCDIPQLLKISCTDTKLNQILIFAIGIIVDSFCGGFIFVSYGYIFSAVLRIPSVQGRYKAFSTCIPHLTVFSIFIITAVFSYMRPKELSSTMMDLLSAVLYNVLPPLLNPIIYSLRNKDIQEAVLKIPERIRNLLA from the coding sequence ATGACCAACCATTCTACAGTGACAGAATTTCTTCTGATGGGGTTTTCCAGTGACCGAGAAGAAGAACTGTTTTATCTTGTGATatttctctccatttatttaaTAGCCTTAGTGGGAAATTTCCTCATCATCATTGCTGTTGCTCTGAACCACAAACTGCACACTCCTATGTACTTCTTTCTGGTCAACCTATCATTATCAGACATTTGCTACATCTCAACCACAATCCCCAAATCCATAGCTGCTTCTTTGTCAGATGACAAAAGGATTTCTTTTGCTGGCTGTGTCGCACAGGTTTTCTTAGTTTTCACTTTTGCAGGTTCTGAGCTTGCCTTGCTCACGATCATGGCTTATGATCGCTATGTTGCAATCTGCCATCCTCTGCAGTATGAGCTAATCATGAACTGGGATGCCTGCATCCAAATGGCAGCTGCTTCCTGGATAAGCACCCCAATCCATTCATCGTTACATACCATTATCACTTTCAGGCTACATTTCTGTGGGTCCAATATTATTGGGCAGTATTTCTGTGATATTCCTCAGCTGCTAAAGATTTCTTGTACTGACACAAAGCTTAACCAAATTTTGATTTTTGCCATTGGGATTATAGTAGATTCATTTTGTGGAGGGTTCATCTTTGTTTCCTATGGCTACATCTTCTCTGCTGTGCTGAGAATCCCATCTGTTCAAGGCAGATATAAAGCTTTCTCTACCTGCATCCCCCACCTGACTGTCTTTTCTATATTCATCATCACAGCTGTGTTTTCATACATGAGACCTAAAGAGCTTTCTTCTACAATGATGGATTTGCTCTCTGCTGTATTGTATAATGTTTTGCCACCACTACTGAATCCCATTATTTATAGCTTGCGGAACAAAGACATCCAAGAGGCCGTGTTGAAAATACCGGAAAGAATTAGAAATCTCCTAGCATGA
- the LOC118078850 gene encoding olfactory receptor 14A16-like, translating to MANQTTLTEFLLMGFSSDREGELFYPVIFLSIYLIALVGNFLIIIAVALNHKLHTPMYFFLVNLSLSDICYISTTIPKSIAASLSDDKRISFAGCVAQVFLVVNFVGSELALLTIMAYDRYVAICHPLQYELIMNWDACIQMAATSWISNLIHSSLHTIITFRLHFCGSNIIGQYFCDIPQLLKISCTDTKFNLILIFAIGITVDSFCGGFIFVSYGYIFSAVLRIPSVQGRYKAFSTCTPHLTVFSIFIITAVFSYMRPKELSSTMMDLLSAVLYNVLPPLLNPIIYSLRNKDIQEAVLKIPKRIRNLLA from the coding sequence ATGGCCAACCAGACTACACTGACAGAATTTCTTCTGATGGGGTTTTCCAGTGACCGAGAAGGAGAACTGTTTTACCCTGTgatatttctttccatttatttaatAGCCTTAGTGGGAAATTTCCTCATCATCATTGCTGTTGCTCTGAACCACAAACTGCACACTCCTATGTACTTCTTTCTGGTCAACCTATCATTATCAGACATTTGCTACATCTCAACCACAATCCCCAAATCCATAGCTGCTTCTTTGTCAGATGACAAAAGGATTTCTTTTGCTGGCTGTGTTGCACAGGTTTTCTTAGTTGTGAATTTTGTAGGTTCTGAGCTTGCCTTGCTCACAATCATGGCTTATGATCGCTACGTTGCAATCTGCCATCCTCTGCAGTATGAGCTAATCATGAACTGGGATGCCTGCATCCAAATGGCAGCTACTTCCTGGATAAGCAACCTAATTCATTCGTCATTACATACCATTATCACTTTCAGGCTTCATTTCTGTGGGTCCAATATTATTGGGCAGTATTTCTGTGATATCCCTCAGCTGCTAAAGATTTCTTGTACTGACACAAAGTTTAACCTAATTTTGATTTTTGCCATCGGGATTACAGTAGATTCATTTTGTGGAGGGTTCATCTTTGTTTCCTATGGCTACATCTTCTCTGCTGTGCTGAGAATCCCATCTGTTCAAGGCAGATATAAAGCTTTCTCTACCTGCACCCCCCACCTGACTGTCTTTTCTATATTCATCATCACAGCTGTGTTTTCATACATGAGACCTAAAGAGCTTTCTTCTACAATGATGGATTTGCTCTCTGCTGTATTGTATAATGTTTTGCCACCACTACTGAATCCCATTATTTATAGCTTGCGGAACAAAGACATCCAAGAGGCTGTGTTGAAAATACCGAAAAGAATTAGAAATCTCCTAGCATGA